CCGATACTCTTGATGGGGGATTCCTTTACGGGTGTCTTTGAAAGTGTGGATCAGAAGAGCGGTGGCCCGGGTTCCTTGCTGGCTTATGCAACTGGCTTGGACGTGCAGGTTCTTACCAGCTGGGGCGGCGGCCCCGGTGTTCGTAGCCGCATGATGAAGATGAAGAAGGATATGCAGAGCAAGAGACTTGTTGTCTATATGATGACCGCAAGAGACCTCTGGCAATCTCCGATGGAATGGGACGCACTTCGCTAGACGTTGGGACGCTTCGGGGCTGATATTCCTGCGAAAACAAGGACGTCGCTTCGCTCCTTTATTGTTTTCTCCGGAACATCAGTCCCCTTCGCTGAAACGGTCTAGCTTCAGAATGCGCGAACTAAGAACGTGAGGAAATTTCTGGATAGGAATGACTTCGCTAGAACGTCTTTGCTTCGGGGCTGATATTCCTGCGAAAACAAGGACGTCGCTTTGCTCCTTTATTGTTTTAAAATAACGTATGGAAAAGTCTAAAACACGGGCTGTCTTGAATGCTTTTGCGGTGATTGCGTTTCTTGCGGTTGGCGCCGTAGGACTTTTTTTCCTGTGGGGTGGTCGTGGGGGAGACTTAAGCTATGTGGAGATGGCTTGCTCTATTGAGGGTAAGGAAATCTCTTGCGTTGACAACTTGCAGGACTGGAACGAAGGCCTTCGTTATTACGATTCTACTTTGTCTGTAACGAGCGATACTCTGGGTTCCTTGAAATCTCTTTTGTGGGAATACTGGACTATAGATTTTGCGGGGGCAGCGAATGCTTCTTCCTCTCAAGAAGTCATTTTCCCGTTGTCTGTTTTGCAGAATAAAAAATCCGGATGTGTGGGCCTTGCTTGGCTTGCCTTGATGGTGGCCGAGGTTCGTAATATCAACCTTCACGCAGTACTCTTGCCAGGCCATGTTTTCCTGCAGTATGGTTCTCCAGAAAATGTTTCGAAAGTCAATCTGGAACCCAATCGCAGGGGGTATTCTTACACGGATGAAGAATACCGCCAGAAATATAAAGCGGGACCTTGGACGGGGTTGGAATTCAAGCCTCTGGAGGCTCGCCAATTGGTTGGTCTCGCCGCTTTCGATGTGGGAAATCTCTACCTGAAAGAGGATGCATCCAAGGCGCTCAAGTGGTACCGTCTTGCAGAAGAATTTTTCCCTGAATTCCCGGGCATTTCAGCCAATCAGAACGTAGCGAAACAACGCTAAATTGCTATTTTAGGGCCGATGAAGTGCAAAGC
This Fibrobacter sp. UWEL DNA region includes the following protein-coding sequences:
- a CDS encoding transglutaminase family protein; this encodes MEKSKTRAVLNAFAVIAFLAVGAVGLFFLWGGRGGDLSYVEMACSIEGKEISCVDNLQDWNEGLRYYDSTLSVTSDTLGSLKSLLWEYWTIDFAGAANASSSQEVIFPLSVLQNKKSGCVGLAWLALMVAEVRNINLHAVLLPGHVFLQYGSPENVSKVNLEPNRRGYSYTDEEYRQKYKAGPWTGLEFKPLEARQLVGLAAFDVGNLYLKEDASKALKWYRLAEEFFPEFPGISANQNVAKQR